The Candidatus Phaeomarinobacter ectocarpi genome includes a region encoding these proteins:
- the miaB gene encoding tRNA (N6-isopentenyl adenosine(37)-C2)-methylthiotransferase MiaB, with protein MPDDRTPDSAPENDKPQLFIKTYGCQMNVYDSDRMSDALAPKGYETAKAPDAADVVILNTCHIRENAAAKVYSELGRLRILKEARLKQGRPLTIGVAGCVAQAEGQEMLDRAPVVDFVVGSQAYHRLPQLVERAKDGERLVETEFPTEDKFEHLPQPSKKVTLGRGPAAFLTVQEGCDKFCTFCVVPYTRGSEVSRPMHQLLDEARGLVDAGVREITLLGQNVNAWHGDGVGDAPSNLGRLLFALAEIDGLERLRYTTSHPRDMHDHLFAAHRDLDKLMPYLHLPVQAGSDKILKAMNRQHTAQDYLQLIDKLRDARPDISLSGDFIVGFPGETDEDFEATMQLVRDVGYAQAYSFKYSQRPGTPAAIQDTQVPEDVKVERLARLQALLNEQSRDFNAASVGKTMSVLLDRVGKRDGQLAGRSPYLQAVHLDAPMHLRGEIVPVVIEAAHANSLSGKLADISATDSLVKGDAA; from the coding sequence TTGCCGGACGACCGCACACCAGATTCAGCACCAGAAAACGACAAGCCCCAGCTTTTCATCAAGACCTATGGGTGCCAGATGAATGTCTATGACAGCGATCGCATGTCAGACGCGCTGGCCCCCAAGGGCTATGAAACCGCAAAGGCGCCGGACGCCGCCGACGTCGTGATCTTGAACACCTGTCACATCCGTGAAAATGCCGCCGCCAAGGTCTATTCAGAACTGGGCCGCCTGCGCATTCTCAAAGAAGCGCGCCTCAAGCAGGGCCGTCCGCTGACCATTGGTGTGGCCGGCTGCGTGGCGCAGGCGGAGGGACAGGAAATGCTCGACCGTGCGCCGGTGGTTGATTTCGTCGTTGGCTCGCAGGCCTATCACCGCCTGCCGCAGCTCGTTGAGCGCGCCAAGGATGGCGAGCGCCTGGTCGAAACGGAGTTTCCCACCGAAGACAAGTTTGAACATCTGCCGCAGCCATCGAAAAAAGTAACCCTGGGCCGTGGTCCGGCGGCCTTCCTCACGGTGCAGGAAGGCTGCGACAAGTTTTGCACGTTCTGCGTCGTGCCCTATACGCGCGGCTCTGAAGTCTCGCGCCCCATGCACCAGTTGCTCGATGAAGCGCGCGGCCTTGTGGATGCTGGCGTGCGTGAAATCACGCTGCTGGGCCAAAACGTCAATGCGTGGCACGGAGATGGGGTGGGGGACGCGCCTTCCAACCTTGGTCGCCTGCTGTTTGCCCTGGCCGAGATCGATGGACTGGAGCGCCTGCGCTACACGACCAGCCACCCCCGCGACATGCATGACCATCTGTTTGCCGCCCATCGCGATCTGGACAAGCTGATGCCCTATCTGCATCTGCCGGTGCAGGCGGGGTCAGACAAAATTCTCAAGGCAATGAATCGTCAGCATACGGCACAAGACTATTTGCAGCTGATCGACAAGCTGCGCGACGCGCGTCCCGACATCTCATTGTCTGGTGATTTCATCGTCGGGTTCCCCGGCGAAACAGACGAAGATTTTGAAGCGACCATGCAGCTTGTCCGCGATGTGGGATACGCGCAGGCCTACTCGTTCAAATATTCCCAGCGACCGGGAACACCCGCCGCCATTCAGGACACGCAGGTGCCCGAGGACGTGAAGGTTGAGCGTCTGGCGCGCCTGCAGGCCCTGCTGAACGAGCAGTCGCGCGACTTCAATGCGGCCTCCGTCGGCAAGACCATGTCGGTGCTGCTGGACCGCGTGGGCAAGCGAGACGGGCAACTGGCCGGGCGGTCGCCCTATCTTCAGGCCGTTCATCTTGATGCACCAATGCATCTACGCGGCGAAATCGTGCCGGTTGTCATTGAAGCCGCGCACGCGAACAGTCTTTCAGGTAAGCTTGCCGACATATCGGCGACGGACAGTCTTGTTAAAGGAGACGCTGCTTGA
- a CDS encoding PhoH family protein, whose translation MSGLAGVADCNLARIEQLLGVALTPRGNRIAIRGADDARGNAAQALGDLYGKLKRGQEVAMADVDGAVRMATSALPEGRKGSSSVQIVTKQRVIEPRSANQAHYMKQLQTNELVFGMGPAGTGKTYLAVAAAVSLFIKGQVDRIILSRPAVEAGERLGFLPGDLREKIDPYLRPLYDALYDTLPAEQVARSLESGEIEVAPLAFMRGRTLSNAYVILDEAQNCSSVQMKMFLTRLGENSRMAITGDPTQVDLPMGSKSGLREARDVLRNVKGVAVTEFANVDVVRHPLVTRIVHAYSEAEGKLLPNEDKGGNA comes from the coding sequence ATGAGCGGACTGGCCGGCGTTGCCGACTGCAACCTTGCCCGCATAGAGCAATTGCTCGGGGTTGCCCTGACACCGCGCGGCAATCGCATTGCCATCCGCGGTGCCGATGACGCACGCGGGAATGCGGCGCAGGCCCTCGGCGACCTCTACGGCAAACTCAAGCGCGGTCAGGAAGTGGCCATGGCGGATGTGGATGGGGCGGTGCGCATGGCCACCAGCGCCCTGCCCGAAGGCCGGAAGGGCTCGTCCAGCGTCCAGATTGTGACCAAGCAACGGGTCATCGAGCCGCGCTCTGCCAACCAGGCCCACTACATGAAACAGCTCCAGACCAATGAGCTGGTCTTCGGCATGGGGCCTGCGGGCACCGGCAAGACCTATCTGGCGGTGGCAGCGGCAGTGTCCCTGTTCATCAAGGGTCAGGTGGATCGCATCATCCTGTCGCGCCCTGCTGTGGAAGCAGGTGAACGTTTGGGGTTCCTGCCCGGCGACCTGCGCGAGAAGATCGACCCCTATCTGCGTCCGCTCTATGACGCACTCTACGACACGCTGCCCGCCGAGCAGGTGGCCCGCAGTCTTGAGTCCGGCGAGATTGAAGTCGCACCGCTGGCGTTCATGCGTGGCCGCACCCTCTCCAATGCCTATGTCATTCTTGATGAAGCGCAGAACTGCTCATCCGTGCAGATGAAAATGTTCCTGACGCGGTTGGGCGAAAACTCGCGTATGGCCATCACCGGTGACCCGACACAGGTCGACCTGCCCATGGGCTCAAAGTCCGGCCTCAGGGAGGCGCGCGACGTGCTGCGCAACGTCAAGGGTGTCGCGGTCACGGAGTTTGCCAATGTGGATGTGGTGCGCCACCCGCTGGTGACCCGCATCGTGCATGCCTATTCCGAAGCGGAGGGCAAGTTGCTGCCGAACGAGGACAAGGGCGGCAATGCCTGA
- the ybeY gene encoding rRNA maturation RNase YbeY has protein sequence MPDPASKPDADQSGLLQIDILRENGDWGTLDDVEGLIRAAVEAAFQPAPDSAADQVIEVSILLENDAALQALNKQWRNKDKPTNVLSFPAPPLPDATLAMQAARHLGDIALSFDTLAAEARTENKTVSDHLQHLVVHGMLHLQGHDHQTPGDADEMEDLERRILADLGIGDPYAS, from the coding sequence ATGCCTGACCCGGCATCAAAGCCTGACGCTGATCAATCCGGCCTGCTTCAGATCGACATCCTTCGCGAAAATGGCGACTGGGGCACTCTCGACGATGTTGAGGGGCTGATCCGTGCCGCGGTCGAGGCGGCTTTTCAGCCCGCACCGGACAGTGCAGCGGACCAGGTGATCGAGGTCAGCATCCTGCTGGAAAACGACGCCGCCCTGCAGGCCTTGAACAAGCAGTGGCGCAACAAGGACAAGCCAACCAATGTGCTGTCCTTTCCAGCGCCACCCCTTCCAGACGCCACGCTGGCCATGCAGGCGGCGCGCCATCTGGGCGACATCGCCCTCAGCTTCGACACGCTGGCAGCCGAAGCCCGCACGGAAAACAAGACAGTGTCCGACCACCTGCAGCACCTTGTCGTCCACGGCATGCTGCATCTGCAGGGGCATGACCACCAAACGCCTGGCGACGCAGACGAAATGGAAGATCTGGAGCGCAGGATTCTCGCAGACCTTGGCATTGGCGATCCTTACGCGTCCTGA
- a CDS encoding hemolysin family protein: MALANDTTDKTSPGDRPASAAFAPGQPLTQRLARAWRYIRGGAEASSLGASLDAVLAEERDGAAGLSAAEQDMFVNLLGFNELRTEDVMVPRPDIVAVEEGTSLDELVKAFREANHSRLPVFSETLDDPRGMVHIKDLLGWMADNRTGGATDDKFDLASIRRDLVYVPPSMPAIDLLLKMQASRVHMALVIDEYGGTDGLVTIEDLVEEIVGEIEDEHDEAERSDLVRLPDGLIDATARAEIGDLEEMLGVTLMPEEREDELDTLGGLVFDMLGRVPQRGEVVVHETGIEFEIADADPRRIKRLVVHPGAASDSPASEMSDSPTTD; the protein is encoded by the coding sequence ATGGCCTTGGCCAACGACACGACAGACAAGACTTCCCCCGGCGACAGACCCGCATCAGCGGCGTTTGCACCCGGCCAACCGCTGACACAGCGCCTGGCGCGCGCCTGGCGCTACATACGCGGCGGTGCAGAAGCCAGTTCCCTGGGCGCGTCCCTTGATGCCGTGCTGGCAGAGGAACGAGACGGCGCCGCGGGCCTGTCCGCAGCGGAGCAGGACATGTTCGTCAATCTGCTGGGCTTCAATGAGCTGCGCACCGAAGACGTCATGGTGCCGCGTCCCGACATTGTCGCGGTCGAAGAAGGCACGTCACTTGATGAGCTCGTGAAAGCCTTTCGTGAAGCCAACCATTCCCGTCTGCCGGTTTTCAGCGAAACGCTGGATGATCCGCGCGGCATGGTGCACATCAAGGACCTGCTCGGCTGGATGGCTGACAACCGCACCGGCGGTGCGACCGATGACAAATTCGACCTGGCATCCATCCGCCGCGATCTCGTCTATGTGCCACCCTCCATGCCGGCCATTGACCTGCTTCTCAAGATGCAGGCAAGCCGCGTTCACATGGCGCTGGTGATTGACGAGTATGGCGGGACAGACGGCCTTGTCACCATTGAGGACCTGGTCGAGGAAATCGTCGGTGAAATTGAAGACGAGCACGACGAGGCTGAACGCTCCGACCTTGTGCGCCTTCCCGACGGATTGATCGATGCCACAGCGCGCGCTGAGATTGGGGACCTTGAAGAAATGCTCGGCGTCACATTGATGCCAGAAGAGCGCGAAGATGAACTGGACACCTTGGGTGGCCTCGTATTCGACATGCTGGGCCGCGTGCCACAACGCGGTGAAGTCGTGGTGCATGAAACCGGCATCGAGTTTGAAATTGCAGATGCCGATCCGCGCCGCATCAAGCGGCTGGTGGTGCATCCAGGGGCAGCGTCGGATAGTCCGGCTTCTGAAATGTCGGATAGTCCGACCACTGATTAA
- the lnt gene encoding apolipoprotein N-acyltransferase, whose translation MQGIVGGVTRLAEWLAGRSGWQRLGLAAIAGALTVFAMPPFGLWPLLFVTYPVLLWLLDGIEPDAEKRFVGWRSAALTAWAFGFGFFLAGLYWIGSAFLVDADQFAWMLPFVAVIMPGGLALFFAGAAVAARAVSRTGATRVLTFVVAFALAEWLRGHVLTGFPWNSLGYGFSVSDTLVQATSLWGLYGHTVLAALVATAPALLAGPGVTVTRSRAAAFVCFAGVLPLALFGFGLWRLSLPTPADVADVKVRIVQPNIAQKDKWRPELRAVNFSRLLRLSRAQDNLDGITHVIWPESAPPFLLADNPDARALIADTLPDGVHLITGAVRAEPLPQTMPDGRWARFFNSVMVLDSNATIAATYDKAHLVPFGEYLPAQRLLNAIGLQQLTRQRGGYSSGPGPQSVNVPGMPFVGPLICYEIIFPGNSVGDYRPGWLLNATNDAWFGDSVGPRQHFFQARMRAVEQGLPLIRAANTGISAVIGPRGQIRAHLRLGEAGVLDQNLPGKIDPTIYSRNGDLGFWIICIALVLTILYSKLTKHRQY comes from the coding sequence ATGCAGGGGATTGTTGGGGGAGTAACCCGGCTGGCGGAGTGGCTGGCCGGGCGATCAGGCTGGCAGAGGCTCGGTCTGGCGGCCATTGCGGGCGCGCTGACCGTATTTGCCATGCCGCCCTTTGGTCTGTGGCCATTGCTGTTCGTCACCTACCCGGTGCTGCTGTGGTTGCTGGACGGTATTGAGCCCGATGCTGAAAAACGCTTTGTCGGCTGGCGCTCTGCGGCCCTGACGGCGTGGGCCTTTGGCTTTGGCTTCTTTCTGGCAGGGCTGTACTGGATCGGCTCTGCCTTCCTTGTGGACGCTGACCAGTTCGCCTGGATGCTGCCCTTTGTGGCGGTCATCATGCCCGGCGGTCTGGCCTTGTTTTTTGCGGGTGCCGCCGTTGCAGCGCGCGCCGTATCCCGCACCGGAGCGACGCGCGTCCTCACCTTTGTGGTCGCCTTTGCGCTGGCCGAGTGGCTGCGCGGCCATGTGCTGACGGGCTTCCCGTGGAACAGTCTTGGATATGGCTTCTCTGTCTCCGACACCTTGGTGCAGGCCACGTCCCTTTGGGGTCTTTATGGACACACGGTTCTGGCAGCTCTCGTTGCAACAGCGCCCGCGCTGCTGGCGGGGCCCGGTGTCACAGTGACCCGCAGCCGGGCTGCCGCCTTTGTGTGTTTCGCCGGCGTTCTGCCGCTGGCGCTTTTTGGATTTGGTCTGTGGCGGCTGTCCTTGCCCACACCGGCCGATGTGGCCGATGTCAAAGTGCGGATCGTGCAGCCGAACATCGCCCAGAAAGACAAATGGCGGCCGGAGCTGCGCGCGGTCAACTTCTCACGCCTTTTGCGCCTCAGCCGGGCGCAGGACAATCTGGATGGCATCACCCATGTCATCTGGCCTGAAAGCGCACCGCCCTTTTTGCTGGCGGACAATCCAGACGCGCGCGCGCTTATTGCCGACACCTTGCCTGACGGCGTGCATCTGATCACCGGCGCGGTGCGTGCTGAACCATTGCCGCAGACCATGCCGGATGGCCGGTGGGCGCGGTTCTTCAACTCAGTCATGGTGCTGGACTCGAATGCCACCATTGCGGCCACCTATGACAAGGCGCATCTGGTGCCGTTTGGAGAGTATTTGCCGGCGCAACGACTCCTGAATGCCATCGGGTTGCAGCAACTGACCCGACAGCGCGGAGGTTACAGCAGCGGTCCAGGTCCGCAGTCTGTAAACGTGCCTGGAATGCCATTTGTGGGCCCGTTGATATGCTATGAGATCATATTCCCCGGAAATTCCGTAGGGGATTACAGACCCGGATGGCTTCTCAACGCGACGAACGATGCGTGGTTTGGCGATTCGGTTGGCCCACGGCAACATTTTTTTCAAGCAAGAATGCGTGCGGTCGAGCAGGGGCTTCCACTTATCCGTGCAGCTAATACTGGAATATCGGCGGTGATTGGTCCGCGTGGCCAGATACGGGCCCATCTGCGTTTGGGTGAAGCCGGAGTATTGGACCAGAACTTACCGGGAAAAATTGATCCGACCATTTACTCTAGAAATGGTGATCTAGGGTTTTGGATTATCTGTATAGCCCTAGTATTAACTATACTGTATTCAAAACTGACTAAACACAGACAATATTGA
- a CDS encoding helix-turn-helix domain-containing protein codes for MWVARKEPNPIDVHVGSRVRLRRLLVGMSQEKLGEQLGLTFQQVQKYEKGTNRIGASRLYEVSRILNVPVQYFYEEMADNDALAPGGDQAFAEGDSAPFVMDFVSSSEGLQLNRAFVEIRDPGVRRGIVDMLKALAKSQAPAAE; via the coding sequence GTGTGGGTGGCTAGGAAAGAACCAAATCCGATTGACGTACATGTGGGGAGCCGGGTCCGCCTGCGCCGCCTGCTAGTCGGGATGAGTCAGGAAAAGCTGGGTGAGCAACTCGGGCTGACCTTCCAGCAGGTTCAGAAATACGAAAAGGGCACAAACCGTATTGGCGCCAGCCGCCTTTATGAGGTGTCGCGTATTCTCAATGTGCCTGTGCAGTATTTCTACGAAGAAATGGCTGACAATGATGCCCTTGCTCCGGGGGGAGATCAGGCATTTGCAGAAGGCGACAGCGCGCCATTTGTCATGGACTTTGTCTCCAGTTCAGAAGGCCTGCAGCTCAACCGGGCCTTTGTCGAAATCCGCGACCCGGGCGTTCGCCGCGGCATTGTGGACATGCTCAAGGCCCTGGCGAAATCCCAGGCCCCTGCGGCGGAATAG
- the metK gene encoding methionine adenosyltransferase has translation MARSSYLFTSESVSEGHPDKVCDRVSDEIVDLIFRTAEKEGMDASQVRVAAETLTTTNRVVIAGEVRAPESLLGDGDRVTPAPFEDVARAAIKDIGYEQDGFHWKNAQVDVLLHAQSADIAQGVDAAGNKDEGAGDQGIMFGYACRETDVLMPAPIVFSHRILKSLADARHADANSGLGPDSKSQVTLKYENGKPVGATSVVVSTQHAEGLSTEQVREIVRPHVLDVLPDGWMCPEDEFYVNPTGIFVIGGPDGDAGLTGRKIIVDTYGGAAPHGGGAFSGKDPTKVDRSAAYASRYVAKNVVAAGFADKCTIQLAYAIGVSKPLSVYVDLHGTGNVDEAKLEGAIQEAMDLSPRGIREHLNLNKAIYARSAAYGHFGRDADADGGFSWEKTDLVEPLKAAIS, from the coding sequence GTGGCACGTTCCAGCTATCTGTTTACCAGTGAGTCCGTTTCTGAAGGCCATCCTGACAAGGTCTGCGACCGGGTTTCCGACGAAATCGTCGACCTCATCTTCCGGACCGCTGAAAAGGAAGGCATGGACGCCTCCCAGGTGCGTGTTGCCGCTGAAACGCTGACAACCACCAACCGCGTCGTTATCGCCGGTGAAGTGCGCGCCCCTGAGAGCCTTCTGGGCGACGGCGACCGCGTGACACCTGCGCCATTTGAAGACGTGGCCCGCGCCGCCATCAAGGACATCGGCTACGAGCAGGATGGCTTCCACTGGAAGAACGCCCAGGTAGACGTGCTGCTGCACGCCCAGTCCGCCGATATTGCGCAGGGTGTGGATGCTGCCGGCAACAAGGACGAAGGCGCCGGCGACCAGGGCATCATGTTCGGTTACGCCTGCCGCGAAACAGACGTGCTGATGCCAGCACCGATCGTGTTCTCGCACCGCATTTTGAAATCACTGGCTGACGCCCGCCACGCCGACGCCAACTCAGGCCTCGGCCCGGACTCAAAGAGCCAGGTCACCCTGAAATATGAAAACGGCAAGCCCGTTGGTGCGACATCCGTTGTTGTATCCACCCAGCACGCCGAAGGCCTCTCCACCGAGCAGGTCCGCGAAATTGTTCGCCCGCATGTTCTTGATGTGCTGCCCGATGGCTGGATGTGCCCGGAAGACGAATTCTACGTGAACCCCACTGGCATCTTTGTCATTGGTGGCCCGGATGGCGACGCAGGCCTCACAGGCCGCAAGATCATCGTCGACACCTATGGCGGCGCAGCGCCCCACGGCGGCGGCGCATTCTCCGGCAAGGACCCCACCAAGGTGGACCGCTCTGCAGCTTACGCTTCCCGCTACGTGGCCAAGAACGTTGTGGCCGCAGGCTTTGCGGACAAGTGCACCATCCAGCTGGCTTACGCGATCGGCGTGTCCAAGCCCCTGTCTGTGTATGTGGACCTGCACGGCACCGGCAATGTGGACGAAGCCAAGCTTGAAGGTGCGATCCAGGAAGCCATGGATTTGAGCCCGCGCGGCATCCGTGAGCACCTGAACCTCAACAAGGCGATCTACGCCCGCTCCGCTGCCTATGGCCACTTTGGCCGTGACGCAGACGCAGATGGCGGCTTCTCCTGGGAGAAGACAGATCTCGTTGAGCCGCTCAAAGCAGCCATCAGCTAG
- the trmB gene encoding tRNA (guanosine(46)-N7)-methyltransferase TrmB → MADRHKDEGRPFTRRPLIYGRAKGKALSPRQQKLFADLLPRIAVPTDKPLDPYTLFSDVKEVHLEIGFGGGEHLIARAAQNPDIGFIGCEPFLNGVAKTLAAIEEQSLSNVRLHHRDARDVLDALEPETLDRVYLLYPDPWPKSRQNKRRFVGGDTLTSLARVIKPGQILQVASDIPDYIQWTLREIAENGQFTQTAQSRADHDTPPPGWPGTRYEAKAIREGRTPCYLEFERQ, encoded by the coding sequence ATGGCTGATAGACACAAAGATGAGGGGCGGCCGTTTACGCGGCGGCCCCTTATTTATGGCCGCGCCAAGGGCAAGGCCCTGTCACCGCGCCAGCAAAAGCTATTCGCGGACCTGCTGCCGCGCATCGCCGTGCCGACAGACAAACCACTTGATCCGTACACGTTGTTTTCTGACGTCAAAGAAGTCCATCTGGAAATCGGCTTTGGCGGTGGCGAACATCTGATCGCCCGTGCTGCTCAAAACCCGGACATCGGGTTCATCGGCTGCGAACCTTTTCTCAATGGCGTCGCCAAGACCCTGGCCGCCATCGAAGAACAATCACTTTCAAACGTCCGCCTGCATCATCGGGACGCCCGCGACGTGCTGGACGCACTCGAGCCTGAGACCCTCGACCGGGTGTATCTGCTCTATCCCGACCCGTGGCCCAAATCGCGCCAGAACAAGCGACGCTTCGTTGGCGGCGATACGCTGACAAGCCTCGCCCGCGTCATCAAACCCGGCCAAATCCTGCAGGTCGCAAGCGACATCCCGGATTATATCCAGTGGACCCTGCGCGAGATTGCCGAGAACGGGCAATTCACCCAGACCGCTCAAAGCCGTGCGGACCACGACACGCCACCTCCCGGCTGGCCCGGCACCCGCTACGAAGCCAAAGCCATCCGCGAGGGCCGCACGCCCTGCTATCTGGAATTCGAGCGGCAATAA
- a CDS encoding LysR family transcriptional regulator, giving the protein MIRLDRKHLALVCAIAREGTMTAAANALAVSQPALSKQLTQLEEMLGTPLFERTGKSTSTGQTTMRLTRPGRAFEQRARSLLEEFQAFETTLNTRVGGASGRLRIATDVIHNDAALARAMRAFTSDHPGIELDAGPEIAPLDALTAEKVDLAIVGEAPTMSGVAYTQLEPDELVAVMRADHGLAAKAHVTPDDLEGQEIIYHLELERSILHRRHLKPAGIRIAGFHRIESPAGILAAVADSDAVSVLPRRVAESSPQAAFLALRPIGEDGYWFHWHAARRRTDSRAEVAGLIARLAASGAVS; this is encoded by the coding sequence ATGATCCGACTGGACCGAAAACATCTCGCACTGGTTTGCGCTATTGCCCGCGAGGGCACGATGACGGCTGCCGCAAATGCCCTCGCCGTCTCGCAACCTGCCCTCAGCAAGCAGCTGACACAGCTCGAGGAGATGCTGGGCACGCCCCTGTTTGAGCGCACGGGCAAGAGCACATCCACCGGCCAGACGACTATGCGCCTGACCCGCCCCGGCCGCGCATTTGAACAGCGCGCCCGCAGTTTGCTGGAAGAGTTTCAGGCCTTCGAGACCACGCTCAATACCCGGGTGGGCGGCGCATCAGGCCGCCTGCGCATTGCCACGGACGTCATTCACAACGACGCGGCCCTTGCCCGCGCCATGCGGGCGTTCACCAGCGACCATCCCGGCATCGAACTTGATGCAGGCCCCGAAATCGCGCCTCTGGATGCGCTGACGGCGGAGAAAGTGGATCTGGCCATCGTCGGTGAGGCGCCGACAATGTCCGGCGTCGCGTACACCCAGCTGGAGCCGGATGAGCTGGTAGCGGTCATGCGGGCAGACCATGGCCTGGCCGCAAAGGCGCACGTCACGCCCGACGACCTCGAAGGTCAGGAAATCATCTATCACCTGGAACTCGAACGCTCGATCCTCCACAGGCGGCATCTCAAGCCCGCGGGCATCCGCATCGCGGGCTTCCATCGCATTGAGAGCCCTGCAGGCATTCTGGCGGCGGTGGCAGACAGTGACGCCGTCAGTGTTTTGCCACGGCGGGTGGCAGAATCCTCGCCCCAGGCCGCGTTTCTGGCGTTACGGCCCATTGGGGAGGACGGGTACTGGTTCCATTGGCACGCAGCCCGCCGGCGGACCGATAGCCGGGCAGAGGTCGCGGGTCTGATTGCCCGGCTGGCAGCTTCAGGCGCAGTCAGTTAG
- the rimP gene encoding ribosome maturation factor RimP — protein MSLKAKTPAEERIEGIIAPLVESLGYEIVRIRVIGSGTPTLQIMAEKADGTMPIEGCEEVSRAVSAALDVDDPISGKYTLEVSSAGIDRPLTREKDFETWAGHLAKVELQVPIDGRKRFRGLLDGFATDENEIRIAVEIEGFSEPQVVGLPFGDVHDAKLVLTDALIKQSQKSGGASPKPSAPTELETLEEDITE, from the coding sequence TTGAGCCTGAAGGCCAAGACACCCGCGGAAGAACGCATTGAAGGCATCATTGCCCCTCTCGTTGAGAGCCTGGGCTATGAAATCGTGCGCATTCGCGTGATTGGCTCCGGCACACCGACCCTGCAGATCATGGCGGAAAAAGCCGACGGCACCATGCCGATTGAAGGCTGCGAGGAAGTCTCCCGCGCCGTCTCGGCGGCTTTGGACGTGGATGACCCGATTTCTGGCAAATACACCCTGGAAGTGTCCTCCGCCGGCATTGACCGCCCGCTGACCCGCGAAAAGGACTTTGAGACCTGGGCCGGGCATCTCGCAAAGGTCGAGTTGCAGGTGCCGATTGATGGCCGCAAACGCTTCCGTGGTCTGCTGGATGGATTTGCGACAGACGAAAACGAAATCCGCATTGCGGTTGAGATTGAAGGATTTTCCGAGCCTCAGGTCGTTGGCCTGCCGTTCGGCGATGTGCATGACGCAAAGCTGGTGCTGACCGACGCGCTCATCAAACAAAGTCAGAAATCGGGAGGGGCATCACCAAAACCATCTGCCCCCACCGAACTTGAAACACTAGAAGAAGACATCACGGAGTAA